From Corvus moneduloides isolate bCorMon1 chromosome 2, bCorMon1.pri, whole genome shotgun sequence, one genomic window encodes:
- the BRCA2 gene encoding breast cancer type 2 susceptibility protein isoform X5 has product MDKKMACKPVERPTFFEIFKAHCSESDLGPISLNWFEELSAEAPSYEPKLFREVDGPSGWLDQTAFKTPKTKPSTYSQLASTLLLFKEQNAILPPCSSPEKEPDQKKIGANRENLISPNNTRRKIDQENEILSSPGTCHNCLTASPAILRNTYRTPQRNNIPGPHGSLFCTPKLSEVRTPKCISESLGAEVDPDMSWSSSLATPPTLGETVIIARENDSISGAKQQDGRVDTILHNYFSKHDECPGISDASMLSVPEPVKLNAEDDIKDLESEVLDGLLGEMDSFEDTFSMPAKSSGTLLLMPHALDAVEKYEINPDKTQEKGDVPSEQPNRRKTGISHEIKTNSWTENSHSTGMNGSLLQNTSEDTGDGKGGCLIGHEKELESLRSTGDVRDYRTHKSFEIERPVKERVQSPSSQWSQLNLSDLDVTHLEMSVCSSPPCDLQEKSVLMAKDDAVETSLLNTSGLIKAQKLLSVNLAEKCYEMKNTENNPISEITPVKSVSLSVQDPQLVKGCAAEVSKMSFLNCNSFLIEHTNVTEYSVVYSGNFSKHLKATSKSVITDVLSHPLVCNATSPDNYDLHLINSENTLTKSGFKSLKMLPSLRKRSKRFIYRINDTLLYQEEKIQKEVTSESPIHTVLPHSESDSYKFKGCQVASDVEQDHFLPSDRKHLESNTRTKNFSTSTLKMDIMDNSADNSFSDRLKQQDLRDLGENARQDQPATSIKCLEVSNTLKEDTTNSLNSEIISNIKRKVLTSACLMARKRSRFLPKSCSLGKSEDKDMCANVDDGAAVPQSLKELGSSHRDKELLVDMHSDSISMTNSISHNTWCHINFGITGVSSDCCNKLSPGKRHATDQRSGADCREVHRLLGINCSENDNTGLKQAEETDAAAFSEDVANNEDPKPAENNKSAHADAFSNVAVDISKELLDGVDNSSLNEVISAEDKQVAPMYSSKKPDKNLKCKAESSVNLNACSLNLGFSGFQTASNKQIKFSEASIAKGRMLFKDIENECFETSSMETVRNFSNQVKKENTLFSDSKSKLGSNLSDSLGDSQASFLEPRHTQFIPHKVGLCKSFPRTPQALQEANQTLTASQEAEIAELSSILEETGSQFEFTQFRKQSNTVQSHGLQELGTEETHGTKNVENFSETRKDVEFCSTFKSENQVKKGKYCQEEDTNEGSEVVKKEKENAVVFHENDKKVTFTNLDINESRRSDESFPIAKQDSFSNFIGFTSAGGKKITISKAALSRSAELFRDLDDDNYLFKSETGTRWHNSNASMSSDSNFFRCLTKGSKEKAVRVPDFKSTNAVSHTGSVSYHAQNKNEENTSTAFKENMEIKTKISVNNTENVSLSSISVINGLLSTKNHKQNYKTSKQFLNRGDEEGNLLDNSLDVACLEDAVMTAEHSLNMSYEMEIQSPNHQGEDRKEDECLSPKLQTPADGDISIPDAALDHSLPLFSVQCGERDVNVLENSDEEKKNCKNVEEDTTHDKNLLVNESRIIIGSYRHYQTPLEQEVNVGESEVQGSYLTGFHTASGKKIAIADGFLAKAEKFFADVNVGKEHNDNFENLIKKRKCGKSCVKDCDLCIDSEKLNFNEKFVPEGPEAQFNQVIESSPIKHAAILDPAKVDTFVDPGETCEKSLVTSRVHKKADVRPGKSELESLRGQKSDALSRTCLSEDGKLLAEKKVDYSPRKRDDSENTDDFPVHSSASLHLMKVPSDFEDNCVPGDTKNTLFVEESNSKADQSLLLDSKSSCSYMNGDSKEFDLEHLNEPAADKNCFTDTMVSACQNRSLVSLPEKEIKFNRLKETTLNVEKQRGDLKQTMFSTAKGKAVSISESSLARVRQMFQEDCSEAVKYEIEPKSRTNQTEIARNSSIVLHTECPNSAKFFNATTSKEANSATSQFIKVSASSNENCHQEKSTSADAKSVSNSQKQHFEQSIKLLGHLSVPDKQIEPAGASTSSFGLFSTASGKPVQLSEESLKKARQLFFEMEGNHSSHVEEAFLVEEDVEKSKMHTEVLPRKMQVVSSKGEENTSREIISDPAFGFSTASGKQVKVSKDAYQKAKAILEESDYFLSSGLCTTDQLSSIKEGGQHVKSLTDKVISEFKTEKSCNQDSDFKSICPQEMKSFPSTSHIKMREHTPYNQKNKQLTSFKTNFQQDETESFGKWELNLGSKAESEAILCSDTAKAEINTNLQNPKTYLEVEAVESARAFMEDSSSISGVQINAAQTFSGRLDKNFQNKTFGKRHFEENNSLGEPPIKRQLLLEFNRTKNSPRSLKASKSTPDGIFKDRRKFMYHVPLKPITCQPFGSTKERQEVKNPTLTLPDQDFKGFQSKPAIFQHCALRHSSDGTAGVSTPCKASAKESEETRSLYKSGKAAKTFIPPFKTKLTFSTCEQGSSKRCDSPISKNMTKEMELSQITTEQNNADPQDHQSCMQHAADTDLENGNLAMARMVTNLRCARDLQEMRIKKKCRQNIRSQPGTLYVIKTSASNRISLKTAVEETSPSFYSTEELYKYGVSKQCIQVNSTNAESFQFLIEDFFSKEYLLAGNGMQLADGGWLIPTDEGKAGKKEFYRALCDTPGVDPNLITEAWVYNHYRWIVWKLAAMEVSFPSEFANRCLTPEMVLLQLKYRYDLEVDKSKRSAIKKIMERDDAAGKTLVLCISKIISLNTVVSPSSSSKNMESKKAAALIEVTDGWYGIRALLDPPLKALLDRRRLTVGQKIIVHGAELVGPQNGCTPLEAPDSLMLKISANSTRRARWHTKLGFHRDPRPFPLPLSSLYSEGGAVGCIDVVIQRTYPIQVWLDGKDVSWFLCFS; this is encoded by the exons ATGGATAAGAAAATGGCTTGCAAACCTGTGGAAAGACCaactttctttgaaatatttaaggCACACTGCAGTGAATCAG ATTTAGGGCCTATCAGTCTCAACTGGTTTGAAGAACTCAGCGCAGAAGCACCCTCATATGAGCCCAAATTGTTCAGAGAGGTTGATGGGCCTTCTGGCTGGCTTGatcaaacagcttttaaaactcCAAAGACAAAACCCTCTACGTACAGTCAGCTGGCATCAAccctgctgctttttaaagaacaaaatgcaATATTGCCACCTTGTTCTTCTCCTGAAAAAGAGccagatcagaaaaaaataggagcaa ATAGAGAGAATTTGATAAGCCCAAAtaatacaagaagaaaaatagaccaagaaaatgaaatactttCTTCTCCTGGTACCTGCCACAACTGCCTCACTGCTAG tcCAGCTATTTTAAGGAATACTTACAGAACACCTCAGAGAAATAATATCcctg GACCACATGGAAGCTTGTTTTGCACACCAAAACTTTCAGAG GTTAGAACtccaaaatgtatttctgaaagTCTGGGAGCAGAAGTGGATCCAGATATGTCCTGGTCGAGTTCTTTAGCCACACCTCCTACCCTTGGTGAAACAGTGATAATAG CTAGAGAGAATGATTCTATTTCTGGAGCAAAGCAACAGGATGGAAGGGTTGATACA ATTTTGCACAACTATTTTTCCAAGCATGATGAATGTCCTGGGATAAGTGATGCAAGTATGCTGTCTGTACCAGAGCCAGTAAAGCTAAATGCTGAAGATGACATCAAAGATTTGG AATCGGAGGTGTTAGATGGCTTACTTGGTGAGATGGATAGCTTTGAGGACACATTCAGCATGCCAGCTAAGTCCAGTGGAACTCTTCTGCTGATGCCACATGCTCTGGATGCAGTAGAGAAATATGAGATAAATCCagataaaacacaagaaaagggGGATGTTCCCTCTGAGCAGCCTAATAGAAGAAAGACTGGCATTTCAcatgaaatcaaaacaaatagCTGGACTGAAAACAGCCACTCTACTGGAATGAATGGTTCTTTACTCCAAAACACCAGTGAAGATACGGGAGATGGTAAAGGTGGCTGTTTAATAGGACACGAAAAGGAATTGGAGTCACTTAGGAGCACAGGAGATGTGCGTGATTATAGAACACACAAGTCCTTTGAGATTGAGAGGCCTGTGAAAGAACGTGTGCAGTCTCCATCAAGCCAGTGGTCTCAGCTGAACTTATCTGATCTTGATGTAACTCACCTGGAGATGTCTGTATGTAGCTCTCCACCCTGTGACTTACAAGAAAAGTCAGTACTAATGGCCAAGGATGATGCTGTGGAAACATCTTTACTGAACACTTCAGGCTTGATAAAAGCACAAAAGCTGTTGAGTGTCAATTTGGCAGAAAAATgctatgaaatgaaaaacactgaGAACAACCCAATATCAGAAATAACTCCAGTAAAATCTGTGTCGTTGAGTGTTCAAGATCCACAGTTAGTAAAAGGATGTGCAGCTGAGGTTTCCAAAATGAGCTTCTTAAActgtaattcttttttaattgaacaTACAAATGTCACTGAGTATTCTGTAGTCTACAGTGGCAACTTTTCCAAGCATTTAAAAGCAACTTCTAAATCGGTCATAACTGATGTTCTGTCTCACCCGCTTGTGTGTAATGCCACATCTCCAGATAACTATGACCTACATTTAATAAATAGTGAAAATACTCTAACAAAGTCTGGTTTTAAAAGCCTGAAGATGTTACCCAGCTTGAGAAAGAGATCCAAGAGATTTATTTATAGAATAAATGATACTTTACTgtatcaagaagaaaaaatacaaaaagaagtAACCTCTGAATCACCTATTCATACTGTATTACCACATTCGGAATCTGATTCATACAAGTTTAAAGGCTGTCAGGTGGCCAGTGATGTTGAGCAAG accattttcttccttctgacAGAAAGCATTTGGAATCAAATACCAGGACAAAGAACTTCAGCACTTCTACTTTAAAAATGGATATAATGGATAACTCAGCCGATAATTCCTTCAGTGATAGGCTGAAACAACAAGACCTGAGAGACTTGGGGGAAAATGCAAGACAGGATCAACCTGCTACATCAATAAAATGCTTAGAAGTATCTAATACACTGAAAGAAGACACAACAAATTCTTTAAATAGTGAGattatttcaaatataaaacGTAAAGTTCTGACTTCAGCATGCCTAATGGCAAGAAAGCGTTCCAGATTTCTCCCTAAAAGCTGTTCTTTAGGGAAAAGTGAAGATAAGGACATGTGTGCTAATGTGGATGATGGAGCTGCTGTACCTCAGAGCCTGAAAGAGCTTGGGTCTTCTCACAGGGACAAGGAACTCTTGGTTGATATGCACAGTGACTCTATATCCATGACAAACAGCATTTCCCATAATACTTGGTGTCATATCAACTTCGGCATAACTGGAGTCAGTAGTGACTGTTGCAATAAATTATCACCTGGTAAAAGGCATGCTACAGACCAGAGGTCAGGAGCTGACTGTAGAGAAGTACACAGACTCTTGGGAATAAATTGCTCAGAAAATGACAATACTGGATTAAAACAAGCAGAGGAAACAGATGCAGCTGCCTTTTCAGAGGATGTAGCCAACAATGAAGACCCAAAGCCAGCTGAAAACAACAAAAGTGCTCATGCAGATGCATTCAGTAATGTAGCTGTAGACATTTCTAAAGAATTATTAGATGGTGTAGATAATAGTTCTTTAAATGAAGTAATTTCTGCGGAAGATAAACAAGTAGCACCTATGTATTCCAGCAAAAAGCCAGACAAGAACCTAAAGTGTAAAGCAGAATCATCAGTGAATCTTAATGCATGCAGTTTGAATCTGGGCTTCAGTGGCTTTCAGACTGCTTCCAATAAGCAGATTAAATTCTCTGAAGCCAGTATAGCAAAAGGCAGAATGCTGTTCAAAGATATTGAAAATGAATGCTTTGAAACCTCTTCCATGGAAACAGTCAGAAACTTTTCAAATcaagttaaaaaggaaaatacattattCTCAGACTCAAAAAGCAAGTTGGGCAGTAATTTATCTGATTCTTTAGGTGATTCACAGGCAAGTTTTCTTGAACCCAGGCACACACAGTTTATTCCACATAAAGTTGGCTTGTGTAAAAGCTTTCCTAGAACTCCACAAGCCTTGCAAGAAGCAAATCAAACCTTGACAGCAAGCCAAGAAGCTGAAATTGCTGAACTTTCTAGTATCTTGGAAGAAACAGGTAGTCAGTTTGAATTTACACAGTTTAGAAAGCAAAGTAACACAGTACAAAGTCATGGCTTGCAAGAATTAGGAACTGAAGAAACACATGGAACAAAGAATGTAgaaaatttttctgaaacaaggAAAGATGTGGAGTTTTGTAGCacttttaaatctgaaaatcaAGTAAAAAAAGGCAAGTATTGTCAGGAGGAAGACACAAATGAAGGCTCTGAAGtggtgaaaaaggaaaaagaaaatgcagtggtTTTCCATGAAAATGACAAAAAGGTTACTTTTACTAATTTAGACATAAATGAAAGTAGAAGATCTGATGAGAGCTTTCCCATAGCTAAGCAGGACAGCTTTTCTAATTTCATAGGCTTTACTTCAGCTGGAGGtaaaaaaataactatttcAAAGGCAGCTTTGAGTAGATCTGCAGAGCTCTTCAGAGACTTGGATGATGATAACTATTTGTTTAAATCTGAAACTGGTACTAGATGGCACAATTCAAATGCATCTATGTCTTCTGACAGTAATTTTTTCAGATGCCTgacaaaaggaagcaaagaaaaagctgttcGTGTTCCAGATTTCAAAAGCACAAATGCAGTTTCCCACACAGGTTCTGTTTCCTACCatgcacagaataaaaatgaggAGAATACTAGTACagcttttaaggaaaatatggaaattaagacaaaaatatcagtaaataatactgaaaatgtTAGTTTGAGTAGTATTAGCGTTATCAATGGCCTATTATCCACTAAAAATCATAAGCAGAATTATAAAACTTCCAAGCAATTTTTAAATCGAGGAGATGAGGAAGGCAATTTGCTAGACAACTCATTAGATGTAGCATGTCTAGAAGATGCAGTTATGACTGCAGAACACAGTTTAAATATGTCATATGAAATGGAAATCCAGTCTCCTAACCACCAAGGAGAAGACAGAAAGGAAGATGAATGTTTGTCACCAAAACTTCAAACTCCAGCTGATGGTGATATATCCATTCCTGATGCAGCTTTGGATCATTCTCTGCCCTTGTTCAGTGTACAGTGTGGAGAAAGAGATGTAAATGTTTTGGAGAActctgatgaagaaaaaaaaaattgtaaaaatgtGGAAGAAGACACCACCCATGATAAGAACCTGCTAGTGAATGAAAGCAGAATAATTATAGGTTCTTACCGTCATTATCAAACACCTCTTGAACAAGAGGTAAACGTGGGGGAAAGTGAAGTGCAAGGGAGTTATCTGACCGGTTTTCATACTGCTAGTGGCAAGAAAATAGCAATTGCTGATGGATTTTTGGCCAAAGCGGAAAAGTTTTTTGCAGATGTTAATGTAGGAAAGGAACATAATGACAATTTTGAGAATCTcatcaagaaaaggaaatgtggtAAAAGCTGTGTTAAAGACTGTGATTTATGTATTGACTCAGAAAAACTTAACTTCAATGAAAAGTTTGTTCCTGAAGGACCTGAAGCTCAGTTTAATCAGGTGATAGAGAGCAGTCCTATAAAACATGCTGCCATTCTTGATCCTGCTAAAGTAGATACATTTGTTGATCCAGGTGAAACTTGTGAAAAAAGTTTGGTAACCTCACGTGTGCATAAAAAAGCTGATGTCAGACCTGGAAAGTCAGAATTGGAATCCCTTAGAGGACAGAAGAGTGATGCTTTAAGTAGAACTTGTTTGTCTGAAGATGGAAAATTGCTTGCAGAGAAAAAGGTGGACTACTCACCAAGAAAGAGGGATGattcagaaaacacagatgatTTTCCTGTGCACTCGTCTGCATCTCTGCATTTAATGAAGGTACCAAGTGACTTTGAAGACAACTGTGTGCCTGGAGatacaaaaaatactttatttgttGAGGAGAGCAACAGTAAAGCTGATCAATCACTCCTCTTAGATTCAAAAAGTAGCTGCTCTTACATGAATGGTGACAGTAAGGAATTCGACTTAGAACATTTAAATGAACCTGCTGCTGATAAAAATTGCTTCACAGACACTATGGTTAGTGCTTGCCAAAACCGGTCACTGGTCAGTCTtcctgaaaaggaaattaagtttaACAGGTTAAAAGAAACAACACTTAATGTTGAAAAGCAAAGGGGTGATCTGAAACAAACCATGTTTAGCACAGCAAAAGGGAAAGCTGTGTCTATTTCAGAAAGTTCATTAGCAAGAGTCAGACAGATGTTTCAAGAAGACTGCAGTGAAGCTGTAAAATATGAAATTGAGCCTAAGTCAAGAACCAATCAAACAGAAATTGCTAGAAATTCATCTATAGTCCTTCACACTGAGTGTCCTAATTCTGCTAAATTTTTTAATGCTACAACAAGCAAAGAAGCTAATTCAGCCACGTCCCAATTTATTAAAGTAAGTGCAAGTTCTAATGAAAATTGTCACCAAGAAAAAAGCACATCCGCAGATGCAAAGTCTGTTTCAAATTCTCAGAAGCAACACTTTGAGCAGAGTATTAAGCTTTTAGGGCACTTGTCTGTTCCAGATAAGCAGATAGAGCCAGCAGGTGCTTCTACAAGCAGTTTTGGACTTTTTAGTACAGCGAGTGGAAAGCCTGTACAGCTTTCAGAAGAGTCACTCAAGAAAGCTAGACAACTCTTTTTTGAAATGGAAGGTAATCATTCATCACATGTTGAAGAAGCATTTTTAGTTGAGGAAGATGTAGAAAAGTCTAAAATGCACACGGAAGTACTTCCTAGGAAAATGCAGGTAGTGTCAtcaaaaggggaagaaaatacaagcagagaaattatttcagatcCTGCTTTTGGCTTCAGCACTGCAAGTGGAAAGCAGGTAAAAGTCTCTAAAGATGCCTATCAAAAAGCAAAGGCAATTTTAGAAGAATCTGATTATTTTTTGAGTAGCGGGCTTTGCACTACAGATCAGCTTAGTTCAATTAAAGAGGGTGGTCAGCATGTAAAATCTTTAACAGATAAGGTGATCTCAgaattcaaaactgaaaaaagctgCAATCAAGACTCTGACTTTAAAAGCATCTGCCCTCAGGAAATGAAGTCTTTTCCTAGCACTTCCCACATCAAAATGCGTGAACACACACCATACaatcagaaaaacaagcagTTAACATCATTTAAAACGAACTTTCAGCAAGATGAGACTGAGTCTTTTGGAAAATGGGAGTTGAATCTGGGGTCAAAAGCAGAGTCTGAAGCAATTTTGTGCAGTGATACTgctaaagcagaaattaatacTAATCTTCAAAATCCAAAAACTTACTTGGAAGTAGAGGCTGTAGAAAGTGCAAGAGCTTTTATGGAAGACAGTTCTTCCATTTCTGGGGTTCAAATTAATGCTGCGCAGACCTTCAGTGGCAGACTGGataaaaatttccaaaataaGACCTTTGGGAAGAGGCACTTTGAAGAAAACAACTCACTTG GAGAACCTCCAATTAAAAGACAGCTTCTGCTTGAATTTAACAGAACAAAGAATTCCCCCAGATCTTTGAAAGCTTCAAAAAGCACCCCCGATG gcatttttaaagacagaagaaaatttatGTACCATGTGCCTTTAAAACCCATAACTTGTCAGCCTTTTGG CTCAACTAAAGAACGACAAGAAGTCAAGAATCCTACCCTTACTCTGCCAGATCAAGACTTCAAAGGattccaatctaaacctgccaTTTTTCAGCACTGTGCTCTGAGGCACTCTTCAGATGGTACTGCAGGGGTTTCCACTCCGTGTAAGGCCTCGGCAAAAGAGAGTGAAGAAACAAGAAGTTTGTACAAATCTGGCAAAGCTGCAAAAACTTTTATTCCACCCTTCAAAACCAAGCTGACATTTTCTACATGCgaacaaggcagcagcaaaagATGTGACTCACCCATCAGCAAAAATATGACCAAAGAGATGGAATTAAGTCAGATCACAACTGAACAAAATAATGCTGACCCTCAAGATCACCAGTCTTGCATGCAGCATGCAGCAGACACTGACCTAGAAAATGGCAATTTAG ctATGGCCAGGATGGTGACAAATCTCCGCTGTGCCAGAGATCTGCAGgaaatgagaattaaaaagaaatgtagacAAAATATTCGCTCACAGCCAGGCACTCTTTATGTCATTAAAACATCTGCAAGCAATAGAATCTCACTGAAAACTGCAGTAGAAGAGACATCTCCTAGCTTTTATTCTACAGAAGAG ctctacAAATATGGTGTTTCAAAACAATGCATACAAGTTAACAGCACAAATGCAGAATCTTTCCAGTTTCTCATTGAAGACTTTTTCAGTAAGGAGTATTTGTTAGCTGGAAATGGAATGCAACTTGCTGATGGAGGATGGCTCATACCTACAGatgagggaaaagctgggaaaaaggagTTTTACAG AGCCCTCTGTGACACTCCTGGTGTGGATCCCAATCTAATAACAGAGGCCTGGGTTTACAATCACTACAGATGGATTGTATGGAAATTGGCAGCCATGGAAGTGTCCTTCCCAAGTGAATTTGCTAACAGATGTTTGACACCAGAAATGGTCCTGTTGCAGTTGAAATATAG GTATGATTTGGAAGTTGATAAAAGTAAACGATCAGCAAtcaaaaaaataatggaaagagATGATGCAGCAGGTAAAACACTTGTACTGTGTATTTCCAAAATCATATCGCTGAACACGG
- the ZAR1L gene encoding ZAR1-like protein, with product MDSFVCSPFSTYHSFRSSPALGRGWDPAAKQPSWKQSKSGGISPFLGGPFTPLPSEYLDSYRRAQLQALLSQMGPALAPRPRRASTKEAAVQVSLRADAAVQCSLGPRTLPPTRAFGPAALRAPGRLALYSPAPDRRFFALPEAAPPLEKAAPSEAPADETPTADGGEEQQEGPAGAALPPRQEPVGTRREETGAPRQRAAFQFLEQKYGYFHCKDCKTRWESAYVWCISGSNKVYFKQLCRKCQKGFNPYRVEAIQCQICSKTRCSCPQKKRHIDLKRPHRQELCGRCRGKRLSCDSTYSFKYIV from the exons ATGGACAGCTTTGTCTGTTCCCCCTTCAGCACGTACCACAGCTTCAGGAGCAGCCCCGCGCTCGGCCGTGGCTGGGACCCTGCGGCCAAGcagcccagctggaagcagagcaagAGCGGCGGCATCAGTCCCTTCCTCGGGGGACCCTTCACGCCGCTGCCCTCCGAGTACCTGGACAGCTACCGGCGGGCGCAGCTCCAGGCGCTGCTGTCGCAGATGGGCCCCGCGCTggcgccgcggccgcgccgggCCAGCACGAAGGAGGCGGCCGTGCAGGTGAGCCTGCGGGCCGACGCGGCCGTGCAGTGCTCGCTGGGGCCGCGCACGCTGCCGCCCACCCGCGCCTTCGGCCCCGCCGCGCTGCGCGCCCCGGGACGCCTCGCCCTCTACTCACCCGCGCCCGACCGCCGCTTCTTCGCGCTGCCCGAGGCCGCGCCGCCGCTGGAGAAGGCAGCGCCGTCGGAAGCGCCGGCTGATGAGACCCCGACGGCGGACGGCGgcgaggagcagcaggagggccCGGCGGgggccgcgctgccgccgcgccAGGAGCCGGTGGGGACGCGGCGGGAGGAGACCGGGGCTCCCAGGCAGCGAGCTGCCTTCCAG TTCTTGGAGCAGAAGTATGGCTATTTCCACTGCAAAGACTGCAAGACCAGATGGGAGAGTGCTTACGTGTGGTGCATTTCTGGAAGCAACAAG gTGTACTTCAAGCAGCTCTGTCGCAAATGCCAAAAGGGCTTCAATCCCTATCGTGTGGAAGCAATCCAGTGCCAA ATCTGTTCCAAGACTCGTTGTTCTTGCCCTCAGAAGAAGAGACATATTGATCTCAAGAGGCCTCATCGCCAAGAACTCTGTGGCCGCTGCAGAGGCAAAAGGCTGTCCTGTGACAGCACTTACAGCTTCAAATACATTGTCTGA